In Thermus neutrinimicus, the genomic window TCCTCCACCCAGGCGATCTCCCCCCAAAGGGCGTAGCGGTCCAGGGGCAAAAGGGCCTTACCGCTTTCCAAGAGGACCAGGAAGCGATTGCGGTCCTCTGGGGAAAGGAGCACGGGAGCCTGGTTCCTTCCCACCCTGGGATCCTGGTCCAGCCTCTCTCCTTTTAGGAGGGCTTTGGCGGCTTCCAGGGCTTCCTCACGGGTTTTGTAAAGGCTATAGGGATTGATCTTGAAGAGGAGGTCGTAGCCCTTGGGTCCCTGGACCAGCCAGGCCAGGTGAAGCTCAAAGAAGGGTTGCTTCCGCCACTCGGGGTACATGCCAACCCATATTAGCCCAGGCTTCGGGAGGGGGTTGATGAAAACTGTGAGTCTCCCCCTTGCCCAAAACCGTATCCGGGTATACCCTGAGCCCGGTATGGCGCTTACGGAAGAGCGGGTCCTCGAGGCCCTGCGCACGGTTATGGACCCCGAGTTGGGCAAGGATCTGGTCTCCTTGGGCATGGTGGGGGAGGTGAAGCTGGAAGGGAGCCGGGTGGACCTCCTGATCCACCTCACCACCCCCGCCTGCCCCCTAAAGGGCCAGATAGAGGCGGACATCAAGCGGACCCTTCATCCCCTGGGGGTGGAGGAGGTGCGGGTGCGCTTTGGCGGAGGGGTTAGGTCCCCCGAGCAGTACCCCATCCCCGGGGTGAAGCATGTGGTGGCGGTGGGCTCCGGCAAGGGTGGGGTGGGCAAGAGCACCGTGGCCGCCAACCTGGCCTTGGCCCTTTTGCAGGAGGGGGCCAGGGTGGGCCTCTTGGACGCGGACCTCTACGGGCCCAGCCAGGCCAAGATGTTCGGCCTGGAGGGGGAGAGGCTTAAGGTGGACCAGAACCGGAAGATCCTTCCCCTCGAGGCCTTTGGCCTTAAGGTCCTCTCCATCGCCAACATCGTCCCCCCTGGGCAGGCCATGATCTGGCGGGGGCCCATCCTCCACGGCACCATCAAGCAGTTCCTGGAGGAGGTGAACTGGGGGGAGCTGGACTACCTGGTGGTGGACCTGCCCCCCGGAACCGGGGATGT contains:
- a CDS encoding Mrp/NBP35 family ATP-binding protein, with the translated sequence MALTEERVLEALRTVMDPELGKDLVSLGMVGEVKLEGSRVDLLIHLTTPACPLKGQIEADIKRTLHPLGVEEVRVRFGGGVRSPEQYPIPGVKHVVAVGSGKGGVGKSTVAANLALALLQEGARVGLLDADLYGPSQAKMFGLEGERLKVDQNRKILPLEAFGLKVLSIANIVPPGQAMIWRGPILHGTIKQFLEEVNWGELDYLVVDLPPGTGDVQLSLTQLTKVSGGVIVTTPQEVALIDAERAADMFKKVQVPILGVLENMSHFLCPHCGKPTPIFGEGGGKRLAERLKTRFLGEIPLTLPLRESGDRGRPILVESPEGPEAEAFRKAARELAASLSVQAFIALPLA